A single Callithrix jacchus isolate 240 chromosome 4, calJac240_pri, whole genome shotgun sequence DNA region contains:
- the CASP8AP2 gene encoding CASP8-associated protein 2 isoform X2, with protein MAADDDNGDGTSLFDVFSASPLKNNDEGSLDIYAGLDSAVSDSASKSCVPSKNCLDLYEEILTEEGTAKEATYNDLQVEYGKCQLQMKELMKKYKEIQTQNFSLISENQSLKKNISALIKTARVEINRKDEEISNLHQRLSEFPHFRNNHKTARTFDTVKTKDLKSRSPHLDDCSKTDYRAKSDVSKDAHHSISLPTLENEGKSHSDKRSTSHVPSSVEKHCTNGVWSRSHYQIGEGSSNEDNRRGRKDIRHSQFSRETDRLRKDLSTGCGDGEPRILEASQRLQGHPEKYGKGEAKTESKSSKFKSNSDSDYKVERINSSWEKETPGERSHSRVDSQSDKKLERQSERSQSINRKEVKSQDKEERKADQKPKSVVKDQDHWRRSERQSLPHSKNEIGKFSHNSSKYHVEERRGWEDCKRDRSVNNHSFQDGRCPSSLSNSRTHKSIDCKEVGAIHQWENTPLKVERHRTEDKRKRERESKEENRHIRNEKRVPTERLQKANKETKKTTTNLKKQNELKTDKREVLDNGVSEGTDNKELVMKAESGSSETKNKDLKLSFMKKLNLTLSPAKKQPVSQDNHHKITDVPKSSGVCDSECSVLAKTVARVPSVNEHILGDASVSEDTMGESKSTLLEPKIALLAVTEPRISISEAKMEEENSLLVRSVDSTMHCEVPICATETSFSSPVEIQQTESLLSSKEMKQTINNPRVAAPVVMDVLQTDVSQNLALELNTKRNDNSDSFGISEDMEMKVALSTTVGETTESVLQSSVEEADILPIMLSEDSSPKFEPSVTITPLIASKSCHLEPCLPKETLDSSLQQTELMDHRMEIGETNSVYHDDDNSVLSIDLNHLRPIPEAISPLNSPVRPIAKVFRNESPPQVPVYNNSHKDVFLPNSAHSTSRSQSDLNKENQKPIYKSDRCTEEDTCKNSPLDELEEGEIRSDSETSKPQESFEKNAKPRAEVRNSKTVPAGGRSTVCLDKDSRKTHVRIHQTNSKWNKKPGKSSRSSKTEKKDKVMSTSNLEKIVPIIAVPSSEQEIMHMFRIIRKHVRKNYMKFKAKFSLIQFHRIIESAILSFTSLIKHLNLYKICKSVTTLQNNLCDVIESKLKQVKKNGIVDRLFEQQLPDMKKKLWKFVDEQLDYLFAKLRKILVNSMNFERGSDEGKLEKTSKQKVQSSSCQKRSVDNKELLKEKLSKSEDTVHYKSSLACKKSEEKFQDQNNSVVNTVKHDIKKNFNACFDNIKNSQSEEHSLELHHPSTPKSEKNEGSSIEDAQTSQHAALKPERSFEILTEQQASSLTFNLVSDAQMGEIFKSLLQGSDLLDSSVNCTEKSEWELKTPEKQLLETLKCESIPVCTTEELVSGVASPCPKIISDDNWSLLSSEKGPSLSSGLPLPVHPDVLDESCMFEVSTNLPLSKDNVCSAEKSKPCISSILLEDLAVSLTVPSPLKSDGHLSFLKPDVSSSSTPEEVISAHFSEDALLEEEDASEQDIHLALESDNSSSKSSCSSSWTSRSVAPGFQYHSNLPMHAVIMEKSNDHFIVKIRRATPSTSGLKQSMMPDESLTSLPKCGKEADEAVEKEYISCQNIVFKSVEEVENSNKNVDSSKSTHEEQSSVIQTQVPDIYEFLKDASGKTDHNDEVADECFKLDQVWEPKVPESIEELPSVEELSHPVGDHLPNTYIDLTKDPVTETKNLGEFMKVTVLNIDHLGCSEGSLNQSAQILDGSLQADTVGAFIDLTQDASSESKSEDNHPELAVEDLGCGVIQVDEDNCKEEKVQMANRPLECIVEDTYIDLTTESSSSCEVKKDKLKSEPASNCDDLELAGTLNNAHKKRKNLSDLNYSHKKQRKETDLTNREKAKKPTQDSCENTEAHQKKVSKKRAFIPVNKDLSSLKASPGIKDSSAALTTSTSLSAKNVIKKKGEIIILWTRNDDREILLECQKRGPSFKTFTYLAAKLDKNPNQISCRIPGSLN; from the exons ATGGCAGCAgatgatgacaatggtgatgGAACAAGTTTATTTGATGTCTTTTCCG CTTCTCCTCTTAAGAACAATGATGAAGGCTCATTGGACATATATGCTGGGTTGGATAGTGCTGTTTCTG acagtgcTTCCAAATCCTGTGTGCCATCAAAAAATTGTTTGGACTTATATGAAGAGATCCTGACTGAAGAAGGAACTGCGAAGGAAGCAACATATAATGAT ttgcAAGTAGAATATGGAAAATGTCAACTGCAAATGAAAGAGCTGatgaaaaagtataaagaaatacaGACACAG AATTTCAGCTTAATAAGTGAAAACCAGTCTCTTAAGAAGAATATTTCAGCACTTATCAAAACTGCCAGAGTAGAAATAAACCGCAAGGATGAAGAAATAAGTAATCTTCACCAAAG aTTGTCTGAGTTTCCACATTTTCGAAATAATCATAAAACTGCAAGGACATTTGACACGGTTAAAACAAAAGATCTTAAATCTAGATCTCCACATTTGGATGATTGTTCAAAGACTGATTACAGAGCTAAAAGTGATGTTTCTAAGGATGCACATCATAGCATTTCACTGCCAACTctggaaaatgaaggaaaatcacATTCTGATAAAAGGAGTACTTCACATGTACCTTCATCTGTTGAGAAACACTGCACCAATGGTGTTTGGTCGCGTTCTCATTATCAGATTGGTGAGGGTAGCTCAAATGAGGAtaatagaagaggaagaaaagatatTAGACACAGTCAGTTTAGCAGAGAAACTGATAGATTACGAAAAGACTTAAGTACTGGCTGTGGTGATGGTGAGCCAAGGATCTTGGAGGCTAGTCAAAGGCTACAAGGACATCCTGAGAAATATGGTAAAGGTGAAGCAAAGACTGAAAGCAAAAGTTCAAAGTTTAAAAGTAACTCAGATTCTGACTATAAAGTTGAACGCATTAACTCTTCTTGGGAGAAAGAGACCCCTGGAGAAAGGTCACACAGTCGAGTAGACTCTCAAAGTGACAAAAAACTAGAAAGACAAAGTGAAAGATCACAAAgtataaatagaaaagaagttaaatcacaagataaagaagaaagaaaagctgatCAAAAACCTAAATCAGTAGTAAAGGACCAAGATCATTGGAGAAGATCTGAAAGACAATCACTTCCTCATTCCAAGAATGAAATAGGAAAATTTTCTCATAATTCAAGTAAATACCAtgtagaagagagaagaggatggGAAGATTGTAAAAGAGACAGGAGTGTAAACAATCATAGTTTTCAAGATGGGAGATGTCCGTCTTCTCTTTCAAACAGTAGAACTCACAAAAGCATTGACTGTAAGGAAGTTGGTGCTATACACCAATGGGAAAATACACCTTTAAAAGTGGAAAGACATAGAACTGAAGATAAGAGGAAAAGAGAAcgagaaagcaaagaagaaaataggcatattagaaatgaaaaaagagtaCCTACAGAACGTTTACAGAAGGCTAATAAGGAAACTAAGAAGACCACTACcaatttaaagaaacagaatgagCTAAAGACTGATAAGAGAGAAGTCCTTGATAATGGTGTTTCTGAAGGAACAGATAATAAAGAGCTTGTAATGAAAGCTGAGAGTGGTTCaagtgaaacaaaaaacaaagacttaAAATTGAGTTTTATGAAAAAATTGAACTTAACTCTTTCTCCTGCTAAAAAGCAACCTGTTTCTCAGGATAATCATCATAAAATAACTGATGTTCCCAAGTCCAGTGGTGTGTGTGATTCAGAGTGTTCAGTGCTAGCTAAAACAGTGGCACGTGTTCCTTCTGTCAATGAACATATCTTGGGGGATGCCTCTGTCAGTGAAGATACCATGGGGGAAAGCAAGTCAACATTATTGGAACCAAAGATTGCTCTTCTAGCAGTAACCGAACCCAGGATCAGTATCTCAGAAGccaaaatggaagaagaaaatagtTTGTTAGTTAGATCTGTTGACAGTACTATGCATTGTGAAGTGCCCATTTGTGCTACAGAGACTTCCTTCTCATCTCCTGTGGAAATACAGCAAACAGAATCCTTGCTTTcgtcaaaagaaatgaaacaaaccattaataATCCAAGGGTGGCAGCTCCTGTGGTAATGGATGTATTACAAACAGATGTGTCCCAAAACTTGGCCTTGGAATTGAATACCAAAAGAAATGATAATTCAGATTCTTTTGGTATTTCTGAAGATATGGAAATGAAGGTGGCACTTTCAACAACAGTGGGTGAAACCACTGAAAGCGTTTTGCAGTCTTCGGTTGAAGAAGCTGATATTTTGCCAATAATGCTTTCAGAAGATAGTAGCCCAAAATTTGAGCCTTCTGTCACAATTACACCACTGATTGCGAGTAAGTCATGTCATTTGGAGCCTTGCTTACCTAAAGAGACTCTAGATTCTTCACTTCAGCAGACTGAGTTAATGGACCACAGAATGGAAATTGGTGAAACAAACTCAGTATATCATGATGATGATAATTCAGTTTTGAGCATTGACCTTAATCATCTGAGGCCTATTCCGGAAGCCATCAGTCCTCTGAATAGTCCAGTGAGACCTATAGCAAAAGTTTTTAGAAATGAAAGCCCACCTCAAGTTCCAGTGTATAATAACAGTCATAAAG ATGTATTTTTACCAAATTCAGCTCATTCTACCTCTAGGAGTCAGTCTGATCTCAATAAGGAAAATCAAAAGCCAATTTACAAATCCGACAGATGTACAGAAGAAGACACATGTAAGAATTCACCTTTAGATGAATTAGAAGAAGGAGAAATTAGAAGTGATAGTGAAACATCTAAACCACaagaaagttttgaaaaaaatgcCAAGCCTAGAGCTGAAGTGCGGAACTCAAAGACTGTCCCAGCAGGTGGGAGAAGTACTGTGTGTTTGGATAAAGACAGTAGGAAGACACATGTGAGAATCCATCAGACCAACagcaaatggaataaaaaacCTGGTAAATCTAGCAGATCttcaaaaacagagaagaaagataaAGTAATGAGCACTTCCAACTTGGAAAAAATAGTTCCAATTATTGCTGTACCTTCATCTGAACAAGAGATCATGCACATGTTCCGAATAATAAGAAAACATGTAAggaaaaattacatgaaattcaagGCAAAATTTTCATTAATACAATTTCATAGAATTATTGAGTCAGCAATTTTGAGTTTTACATCTCTAATTAAACATCTTAACTTATACAAAATCTGTAAATCAGTGACTACCTTACAGAACAATCTGTGTGATGTTATAGAATCTAAACTTAAGCAAGTTAAAAAGAATGGCATAGTTGATCGTTTATTTGAACAGCAGCTAccagatatgaaaaaaaaattgtggaagtTTGTAGATGAACAACTTGATTATTTGTTTGCAAAGCTTAGGAAAATCTTAGTAAATTCCATGAACTTTGAAAGAGGTAGTGATGAAGGCAAACTTGAAAAAACAAGTAAACAGAAAGTACAGTCTTCAAGTTGTCAGAAAAGGAGTGTGGACAACAAAgaattgctgaaagaaaaattatcaaaatcagaAGACACTGTTCATTATAAGTCCTCACTGGCATGTAAAAAATCTGAGGAAAAATTTCAAGACCAAAATAACTCCGTTGTTAACACCGTAAagcatgacattaaaaaaaattttaacgcCTGCTTTGataatataaagaactctcaatcTGAAGAGCACTCCTTGGAATTACACCATCCAAGCACCCCAAAGTCAGAAAAAAACGAAGGAAGCAGCATAGAGGATGCACAGACATCCCAGCATGCAGCTTTGAAGCCAGAAAGAAGTTTTGAGATTCTTACTGAACAGCAGGCATCCAGCCTTACTTTTAATTTAGTGAGTGATGCACAAATgggtgaaatatttaaaagtttattgcaAGGTTCTGATCTTCTAGACAGCAGTGTTAACTGTACTGAAAAAAGTGAGTGGGAGTTAAAGACTCCAGAGAAGCAGCTGCTAGAGACTCTTAAGTGCGAGTCCATACCAGTTTGTACAACAGAAGAACTAGTTTCAGGGGTGGCTTCTCCATGTCCTAAAATTATTAGTGATGATAATTGGTCATTATTATCATCTGAAAAAGGTCCGTCTCTGTCTTCAGGGCTTCCATTACCAGTTCATCCCGACGTGTTGGATGAAAGTTGTATGTTTGAAGTGTCTACTAACCTACCTTTAAGTAAAGATAATGTGTGTAGTGCAGAAAAGAGCAAACCCTGCATTTCTTCCATACTTCTTGAAGATCTAGCAGTCTCTTTAACAGTACCATCACCTCTGAAGTCAGATGGTCATCTCAGTTTTTTAAAGCCTGATGTTTCATCTAGTTCAACTCCTGAAGAAGTCATTAGTGCTCATTTTAGTGAAGATGCCTTACTTGAAGAAGAGGATGCATCTGAGCAAGATATTCATTTAGCTCTGGAGTCTGATAATTCAAGCAGTAAATCAAGTTGTTCTTCATCCTGGACAAGCCGATCTGTTGCTCCAGGCTTTCAGTACCATTCTAATCTACCTATGCATGCTGTCATAATGGAAAAGTCCAATGATCATTTCATTGTGAAAATACGGCGTGCAACACCATCTACTTCTGGTCTTAAACAGAGTATGATGCCTGATGAATCATTGACATCTTTGCCCAAGTGTGGAAAGGAAGCTGATGAGGCAGTAGAGAAAGAATATATTTCATGTCAGAACATAGTTTTTAAATCTGTGGAAGAAGTGGaaaattccaataaaaatgtTGATAGCAGTAAGTCAACTCATGAAGAACAGAGTTCTGTGATACAAACACAGGTTCCTGATATATATGAATTTCTTAAAGATGCTTCAGGTAAGACGGATCATAATGATGAAGTGGCTGATGAATGTTTCAAATTGGATCAAGTGTGGGAACCAAAAGTGCCTGAAAGCATTGAAGAATTGCCTTCAGTGGAAGAACTCTCACACCCTGTTGGGGATCATCTTCCAAACACATACATAGACCTAACAAAAGATCCAGTTACTGAAACCAAAAACTTGGGGGAATTCATGAAAGTAACAGTTTTAAATATTGATCATTTGGGATGTTCTGAAGGCAGTTTAAATCAAAGTGCTCAAATATTAGACGGTTCTTTGCAGGCTGATACTGTAGGTGCTTTCATTGATTTGACACAAGATGCTTCAAGTGAGAGTAAAAGTGAAGATAATCATCCTGAATTAGCTGTTGAAGACTTGGGATGTGGGGTGATACAGGTAGATGAAGATAATTGTAAGGAAGAAAAGgtgcaaatggcaaacaggccTTTGGAATGCATTGTTGAGGACACCTATATCGACTTGACCACAGAATCTTCCAGTTCATGTGAAGTAAAAAAGGACAAATTAAAATCAGAACCAGCATCAAATTGTGATGATTTGGAGTTGGCTGGGACTTTGAATAATgctcacaaaaagagaaaaaaccttTCTGATCTAAATTATtctcataaaaaacaaagaaaggaaacagacTTAACCAACAGGGAAAAGGCCAAAAAACCTACCCAAGATTCTTGTGAGAATACTGAAGCTCACCAAAAGAAAGTCAGTAAGAAGAGGGCCTTTATTCCTGTGAATAAAGATCTCTCATCATTAAAGGCATCTCCAGGGATTAAGGATTCATCAGCAGCACTCACCACTTCTACAAGCCTTTCTGCCAAGAATGTTAttaaaaagaagggagaaattatcattttatggACAAG AAATGATGACCGGGAAATTTTATTGGAGTGTCAGAAAAGAGGGccatcatttaaaacatttacatatttagctgccaagttggataaaaatccaaatcaG ATAAGTTGCCGAATTCCTGGGAGTCTTAATTGA